A single region of the Apodemus sylvaticus chromosome 7, mApoSyl1.1, whole genome shotgun sequence genome encodes:
- the Znf35 gene encoding zinc finger protein 35 isoform X2: protein MLWDMAAVVKTTQETAAASPLGSCCSMTGTLAKSEILEPHGNLTPPGTKTKNLELLIPKTEICNDSEKTPMILGRIQKGDLKGPELGESCEKGNVLKRPRIRRVKGDLKEATVKDCPLSESFRDKEEEKSKEEEEKSKKPRGKYSLSSPGKNQKTQPGQKPFTCSECGKGFSQSANLVVHQRIHTGEKPFECHECGKAFIQSANLVVHQRIHTGQKPYVCGKCGKAFTQSSNLTVHQKIHSLEKTFKCGECEKAFSYSSQLARHQKVHITEKCYECNECGKTFTRSSNLIVHQRIHTGEKPFACSDCGKAFTQSANLTVHQRSHTGEKPYECKDCGKAFSCFSHLIVHQRIHTAEKPYDCSECGKAFSQLSCLIVHQRIHSGDLPYVCNECGKAFTCSSYLLIHQRIHNGEKPYLCNACGKAFRQRSSLTVHQRTHTGEKPYECAKCGAAFISNSHLMRHHRTHLVE, encoded by the exons ATGTTGTGGGACATGGCAGCGGTAGTGAAAACAACTCAGGAGACTGCTGCTGCTTCACCGCTTGGGAGCTGCTGCTCAATGACAGGGACTCTGGCCAAGAGTGAAATCTTGGAGCCTCATGGGAACCTAACCCCACCAG GTACCAAAACCAAGAACCTAGAGTTATTGATTCCTAAAACAGAGATATGCAATGACTCCGAGAAGACCCCCATGATTTTAGGAAGAATCCAGAAAGGTGACCTTAAAGGACCTGAGTTAGGAGAATCTTGTGAAAAGGGAAATGTGTTAAAAAGGCCGAGAATAAGGAGGGTAAAAGGAGATTTGAAAGAAGCCACAGTGAAAGACTGTCCATTGTCTGAAAGCTTCCGagacaaggaagaagagaaatctaaggaggaagaagagaaatctAAGAAGCCTAGAGGGAAATACAGCCTCAGTTCTCCTGGTAAAAACCAGAAAACACAGCCTGGGCAAAAGCCGTTTACATGTAGCGAGTGTGGGAAAGGCTTTAGTCAGAGTGCGAACCTTGTTGTGCATCAACGAatccatactggagagaagccctttGAGTGTCAtgagtgtgggaaggccttcatTCAGAGTGCAAACCTTGTTGTGCATCAGAGAATCCACACTGGACAGAAACCCTATGTCTGTGGAAAATGTGGGAAGGCTTTCACTCAGAGTTCAAATCTGACTGTCCATCAGAAAATCCACTCCTTAGAAAAGACCTTTAAGTGTGGTGAATGTGAGAAAGCCTTCAGTTACAGCTCACAACTTGCTCGGCACCAGAAAGTCCACATTACTGAGAAATGCTATGAATGTAATGAGTGTGGAAAAACATTCACTCGAAGCTCCAACCTCATCGTCCATCAGAGGATCCACACTGGGGAGAAGCCTTTCGCCTGCAGTGACTGTGGCAAAGCCTTTACCCAGAGTGCAAATCTTACTGTGCATCAGCGAAGCCACACTGGTGAGAAGCCCTATgagtgtaaagactgtgggaaagCCTTCAGTTGTTTTTCTCACCTTATTGTGCACCAGAGAATTCACACTGCAGAGAAACCTTACGACTGTAgtgaatgtgggaaagccttcagtCAGCTATCCTGCCTTATTGtccaccagagaattcacagTGGAGATCTGCCTTATGTGTGTAAtgagtgtgggaaggccttcacTTGTAGCTCATACCTACTCATTCATCAAAGAATCCATAATGGGGAAAAACCTTATTTGTGTAACGcatgtgggaaagccttcagaCAGAGGTCGAGCCTCACTGTCCACCAGCGAACCCACACGGGAGAGAAGCCCTACGAATGTGCAAAGTGTGGTGCAGCTTTTATTTCTAACTCACACCTCATGAGACATCACAGAACCCATCTTGTTGAATAG
- the Znf35 gene encoding zinc finger protein 35 isoform X1, protein MTAELKETMGRASWGPGKVKKEEDEESVIGQVSGQQVCSEHIKDWALGEGPYVSIGIPEEEEKGQKMLWDMAAVVKTTQETAAASPLGSCCSMTGTLAKSEILEPHGNLTPPGTKTKNLELLIPKTEICNDSEKTPMILGRIQKGDLKGPELGESCEKGNVLKRPRIRRVKGDLKEATVKDCPLSESFRDKEEEKSKEEEEKSKKPRGKYSLSSPGKNQKTQPGQKPFTCSECGKGFSQSANLVVHQRIHTGEKPFECHECGKAFIQSANLVVHQRIHTGQKPYVCGKCGKAFTQSSNLTVHQKIHSLEKTFKCGECEKAFSYSSQLARHQKVHITEKCYECNECGKTFTRSSNLIVHQRIHTGEKPFACSDCGKAFTQSANLTVHQRSHTGEKPYECKDCGKAFSCFSHLIVHQRIHTAEKPYDCSECGKAFSQLSCLIVHQRIHSGDLPYVCNECGKAFTCSSYLLIHQRIHNGEKPYLCNACGKAFRQRSSLTVHQRTHTGEKPYECAKCGAAFISNSHLMRHHRTHLVE, encoded by the exons ATGACTGCAGAGTTGAAAGAGACCATGGGCAGAGCCTCTTGGGGCCCAGGGAaggtgaaaaaggaagaagatgaggaaagtGTCATAGGTCAGGTATCCGGCCAACAAGTGTGCTCTGAGCACATCAAAGACTGGGCCCTTGGGGAGGGTCCTTATGTAAGCATCGGCATaccagaagaggaggaaaag GGTCAGAAAATGTTGTGGGACATGGCAGCGGTAGTGAAAACAACTCAGGAGACTGCTGCTGCTTCACCGCTTGGGAGCTGCTGCTCAATGACAGGGACTCTGGCCAAGAGTGAAATCTTGGAGCCTCATGGGAACCTAACCCCACCAG GTACCAAAACCAAGAACCTAGAGTTATTGATTCCTAAAACAGAGATATGCAATGACTCCGAGAAGACCCCCATGATTTTAGGAAGAATCCAGAAAGGTGACCTTAAAGGACCTGAGTTAGGAGAATCTTGTGAAAAGGGAAATGTGTTAAAAAGGCCGAGAATAAGGAGGGTAAAAGGAGATTTGAAAGAAGCCACAGTGAAAGACTGTCCATTGTCTGAAAGCTTCCGagacaaggaagaagagaaatctaaggaggaagaagagaaatctAAGAAGCCTAGAGGGAAATACAGCCTCAGTTCTCCTGGTAAAAACCAGAAAACACAGCCTGGGCAAAAGCCGTTTACATGTAGCGAGTGTGGGAAAGGCTTTAGTCAGAGTGCGAACCTTGTTGTGCATCAACGAatccatactggagagaagccctttGAGTGTCAtgagtgtgggaaggccttcatTCAGAGTGCAAACCTTGTTGTGCATCAGAGAATCCACACTGGACAGAAACCCTATGTCTGTGGAAAATGTGGGAAGGCTTTCACTCAGAGTTCAAATCTGACTGTCCATCAGAAAATCCACTCCTTAGAAAAGACCTTTAAGTGTGGTGAATGTGAGAAAGCCTTCAGTTACAGCTCACAACTTGCTCGGCACCAGAAAGTCCACATTACTGAGAAATGCTATGAATGTAATGAGTGTGGAAAAACATTCACTCGAAGCTCCAACCTCATCGTCCATCAGAGGATCCACACTGGGGAGAAGCCTTTCGCCTGCAGTGACTGTGGCAAAGCCTTTACCCAGAGTGCAAATCTTACTGTGCATCAGCGAAGCCACACTGGTGAGAAGCCCTATgagtgtaaagactgtgggaaagCCTTCAGTTGTTTTTCTCACCTTATTGTGCACCAGAGAATTCACACTGCAGAGAAACCTTACGACTGTAgtgaatgtgggaaagccttcagtCAGCTATCCTGCCTTATTGtccaccagagaattcacagTGGAGATCTGCCTTATGTGTGTAAtgagtgtgggaaggccttcacTTGTAGCTCATACCTACTCATTCATCAAAGAATCCATAATGGGGAAAAACCTTATTTGTGTAACGcatgtgggaaagccttcagaCAGAGGTCGAGCCTCACTGTCCACCAGCGAACCCACACGGGAGAGAAGCCCTACGAATGTGCAAAGTGTGGTGCAGCTTTTATTTCTAACTCACACCTCATGAGACATCACAGAACCCATCTTGTTGAATAG